The Toxotes jaculatrix isolate fToxJac2 chromosome 6, fToxJac2.pri, whole genome shotgun sequence genomic interval TCTCAATGTTTTCTCTGATGGCCAGCAACACAGCCTTCTTCTCATCCATCCTTTCAGATACAACTAAAACCTGAAAGCCTCCTGTAaatcttatttcttttttcttttactaatCTTATTTTGTTGTCAGAACAATGTGCTTTTCACTTCTCTTTTACCTAAGTCCTCTTCTTTTTGTGTCCAGTCCTTGCTTTAGCCTAagctttctgttttcctctaacctctccttttatttcccctcatttctttttatctccTTGGTCTCAGTCTTCTTgtcctgctttattttttttcatgcctcGTGCTgctttccatttcctctctaGTTTTCCCCCAAACAGCTGAACCTCCAAATATTCCTTGGTTGACAGTGGCCTTGCAAACATCTAAGCAGCAGAGATATCATTACCTCAAGCTGAGATCTATCAGAGTCTgaagctctgattggctcaaAATCGTCCTCTCAGGCTGTGATTGGTTCTGTGGACAGTTCTTAAGGTGTCATTGGTTTGGAGGTTTGTTAAAAAGCTCTGATTGGTTCAGCAGTATCTTTAGAATTATAAGCTGTGGACTGAGTATTTCAATTATTTGCTACTGTTCTAATTTCAAAGGTGAATTCATGTATTCATGAGTCTTTTTTTCATCAGGTGACTGGTATGGATCTGATGTAGAGTTTACAGAAGGTCAGTTAAGAAGACCGATAAGACAAATACACAGTTAATGCCATCAATCAACCCCTCTTCACATCCTTTTGCTTTCATCATTAACCTGATGATTGAGTCACTTTTAATTGATTACTTATCCATGATCCAATATCTGTCCCATGCTACAAAGTGCTATATTACaataaaacacatattttatgaGGAAACTGGGGCTTGTAGACTTCATAACCCCAGAgttgtttaaatgcatttataattatgttgtttttttttaaattgttttattctgtggttttactgtctgtgtcatttgaaatttcaaatttaattaCTCTTATTTTTCTGGATTTTACAACTTTTGTAAAGAACTTGCTTTTGGCAAAtgcaatataaataaagttatcatcattattataatGTTATTGTCAAAATAACCTACTTTGGTGTCTTTGCAGGAggacatttttttaactttgcttgAGCTTTGCTTACTATGTTTGGGATAAAGTCAAAACTGAGAAGTGTTTGCTTTGCATGAGTCACACCTCATGTCTCAGGCGAAACTGTGGTgacttaaaacacacaaaatgtgtaaTAAATATGTCAGTCAACAAAGACACCTTTGTCTTGCAGTGATTGTCTTCTGCCTGCAGTATCAACATGGTATTAAGCAACTTAATACCAAGTGTTTACCAACTTATATGAGTTTCACATGATCTTgatcaaacatcagaaaagcacaaatgaaagatttttctttagaggaggaaacacatttttccacCTTCCCGAATGAAATCTCACATCACagagataaaacattttcattcaactgtgaacacaacattgaaacagaaagaaaagctgacAGGTATCTGTTGAGATATTTACTGTCAATCTAATCAGATGTCTTTGTACTTAGGCTGTAGTTATGTCTCTAAGTAGAACATTTCAaggttgttttctttcaatcaaaaaacataaataatacaaCAAGACATAAAGTTCTAAAAGCTTTTTTCCCCACCACAGACCTCTGCATGTAATGATCTAAAAACATATGAAATCTGAGCCAACCCACTGCTCAAAAGTGCTCAAAACTCACTTCCTGGTCTTGGAACTACAGGAATTTAAACtctaaaaataaagcaataGGGTTaaagattaataaataaaaaagaatgatGACACTGATGAAGCCATCTACCAACACCTATGAACCATATTTAGAAAGGTTTCTCTGTAGCTGTGACAGcaggagatttttttctgattaacaATTAGTGTGTCATTCAACTTGTGAGTATTGAGAAAAGTTTTCGCTGACAGCTGTTTGAAGATTTGTTATTATTTGCGTTATTATTTGTGTTATTAGTTGTGTTACACCACACTATCCTGATGCCTGCCACCCACAATAGCACTATACTTTTTTCTATTATTACAAGCAATGGGAGTTTTCTGTAGCAGCATCCTGTAATAGTTTCctgtaaaatttaaatgaaaaaataaattaatctaTCCTCGGAGTTTTAAATTCTGGCTTCCGATATTGTTGAAATGAACCGGAAACAGACTGAATTtccattataaaaaaaaaaaaagctaggaTTATGTTTCCAGTGTTGCCAGATTGAATTATCCTATCGATCAACTGTCATTGAGCTGTCCTTTGAGTAAAACACTGAACCTCCAACTGTTCCGACGCAGCAGTTCAGCAGTCaacagcagacaaagacaaatgtgtCATTCAGGAAGCGCTAACACATTTGTCCTTGTGTAtgcgtctgtgtttgtgtgtctcaggcctgcaggtgtctctggctaCATGTCAACAAGTGAGGCAGGAAGTACGCCGCCGTGCCGTCGTCAGGTATAAGCTCCAGGAACTCTGAGGGGctcatctccatggcaaccaccACCAGCGTCTCTGTTTGCATGGAAACAAGACCCATTAAACTCAGGaaccaaaacatcaaaacagagctgcttccagtctctgtgctgtttttactttctctctAATTAGAACTAAAAAGTCAATATAAAGTTGACAGAAACGCAGTCAAGTGTAATAGTGAGAGGGTCAGTACAGCTACATTTAATTCACAGTTATAGCCAGTTAGAAATGCTGAGACCATAGGTCGAAGAGTCCTAACTACTCAACTACCTGACTCCCTGACTCTGAGATTTTTCCATTACTTGGTTTCTTCCTTTTGCACGTATTCAGATGATCAgttatattttctgtaaataaaatttACCAACATGATGGTCGAAATGTTATTTCAAACCTTCCTTGTACCGCCAGGATTAAAATTCAGTCACTCTGGCCAATGTCAAGTCAAGTAACTAGTACTTCTGAGAGACTGTACTCTGGAGAAAGCTTCTACCTTTGAGAGCCGCCAACAGGATGCTGTTGTCTACAGCAGCTCTCGTCCGTTTACAAAGCTCTGGGAGAAGCTTCTGCCACCATAATACCTGTAAAGGTCAAACATGGAAGTCAGACAGGGTAATATTTTCAGACAAACTGgttataaatttaaaaataaaatacagacatGATACACAGTGAGGGCAGTATGAAGAGAGATGGCTCTTCAGGCCACTGCTGAGCACAGACCATGTTTTTGTCCTGTAACTGGTGATTGGCGTAGGCTATGATGGCCTGAGGACATCTGTCCAGCAACTTCTCAATGCTGCTGCCATACTGCCCCCTTCTGGTGGCGCAAAGAAGGTGCAGGCTGAAACCCCACAAGGTTTCCTCTGACAGACGCTCCAACAGAGGCAGGACGGACCCAATAGACAAGGAAGGACCACACAGGAgagactgcagacagagagatgtcTCTTCTTTAATTAATGTCACTCGATTCTAGACACACATCTCCTAATTAGTAGGAAACAGAAGCTGCTGTTTTGTTCATAGACAAATCACCTGCAGTTTGTGTAACGACTCCTGGTGCTGGAAACTGGTGGTGTGAGCTGGACTGAGAACAGTGAGCCACGGGTACAGAGCTCCGTAATGGGAACAGGAGTTGATCTGAAACACAGGCCAACATGAGGGCATCTTAGTGGATGAGACTGATATCTACATGAACTGATTCTTATGCCATGCAAAAGGAATCCCCATAAGGGACAGGAGATATGCAAATTGTtaatacataaaacacagataacCACATTTCtaccagacaaaaaaaaagaaaaaaagaaaagatgaagataACTGTACCAGATCATCAGCGCTCTTCAGCGACCTGCGTCTTGTTGATGTGTTAGGAAGGTTGGAATGTGTATCTGAGTTTGAGTACATCAGTCGATCGATGTAGACAGAAGCCAGTCTGAACAAAAGCTCCTGGATGATGGCTTCCTGTGAAGACGCCATGAGCATCGCCTCCCAGAAATCCACCTGTAAGCAATTCTCACAGCCTAGCTcctaaacacaaacacgcacgtttttatttctattctttttggaatttttcatttaatcaactgattaaaatggacaaaaaagaaaCCTAGTTTTGAATTTTCATATAAGCTATTATTTAGCACCTTATGTTTCCAAGTCAAGAACCAGTGGCCTAATTTTACTAATGACACACACCTTGAATATGTGATCAGCCTGTTCCAGCTGAACTTTGTTGTTCTCATGAAGAGCTACCATGCCAGCCACCAGCAGTCCTGGGTGAGATTTTGCCAGCTGTTGGGTCAATGCTGTGGGACGGACATGTGTGTGCTGGCCTCCACCTCCACCGTGAAGCAGCAGCCTGGGCTCCTCGATGAAACCATACACCAGTAGCAtctgaacatacacacacacacaccccaaacCAAATTTATCAGACAGACCTATTAAATGTCTCTCAAAAAGATTCTATAATAATTAAGTAGCTATCAGTGGCTAAACTTTTGACAGGTAGAATAATGCACAGACCTGGTAATCTACTAGAAGTCACAGAATGTTAATGTACTCTGATAACCAGTTTATGTTATGGGATTTTAATGAAATAGACTTTCATGCTGTTAAACAAAGAAGTACAGATTTGAGTTTCTTCTTCATTTGGTAGCACgctttaataaacacacaccacgTCCCCTGTCCCCCACTAACCTCAGCATGTCTGTCTATCAGCTGCGTGTACTGTGGCACGTCGTCCATACGCAGCATCagggttgccatggtgattgTCAGTGGAACCGACACGCCAGCTGTGTCCTCCAGACGCTGTAAAATTTGCAGCGTCCGGGCAGGACTGATGTTTATCATGGACGGGCtggcacacacactgatgagctctgagggatctgattggctaaAAATGTCTATGACTTCATCGGCTGATTCCTGTGAGGAGGAAGTGAAGCtggtttttattctttttatcatttttgtttagttttcttttggtttcactgattttttaaattttactttacttttattttacttctcagctataaaacaaagaaaaaactgatCTCTAACCTTTAATCTTTAACCATTAATCAATTAccttaaaaaaagaatatagTGATAAGCCTAAGAACCTGTTAGAAGTAGAGTGTAACGCTTTTATTTATCAATCATGTACCTGACTgaggctctgctctgtttcttctAACAGGTAATGTTTCAGGTAAAACAGGAAGCCGGGGCCATAGGAGTGAGGGCTGCTGGGAAGCGGGCGGTTCCTGACCATGACCTCTGTGACTGACAGACCAGACATCCTGTAGTATGGTAAAGCCAGGTGGCAGTTCTTCTGATGAGCCCTTATATGAGAAAAGAATTAGTGCTGAACAATTGCTAGTGTGCTGTTCTAAATAGAATCTAAAAGTTTACACGAAATATATTATGACTTATGAAACGTGAATATCAAAACTGCTTTACACATATATTACACAAGATTAGTGTAAAATGACCAAGGAAAGAGTAACTTTAAggcataaaatataaaactgacaCGAAATCCTTCATAGACAAAGGGCATAGCTCTAAGGAGTTCTAACGGATATTTGTCCTGTAGTAAAGAAATGtgattaggtgtgtgtgtgttgtgacagtCTTTTTGCTTTTAGGTGAGCCAGCCATGTCTCTAACCTGGCATGCAAGATCAATTTCCAAAAGAgaatatttaattcattttgatttatacatttaataaaaagtttaattaaGTTCATTTACCTGCTGAAACAGTCTCCCAGCTGTGCACAGTTCTGCCTGAGTGCCTCCTCCAgttcttgtctgtctgtctgtacagctgtctgcctctcacactgtctgtctgtattttccAGAGACATCATGGGGTTGCCCTCACCGTTCTGTTGCTGCTCTGATATTTGGAGTAAGGAGGcgcggaggaggaggtgagctTCACTGAGGAGGTGTTGAAGGCTTTGGGCCTGTGGGTTGGTCTGCGCATAGTGCTGACTGTATTCAACctgacgcagacacacacaagtacagacACATAAACGTATACAGACCCACACATTTGGACACAAACGCTGTCAGAGTCCAAAAATCTGTATCTCCGCAAGCAATTTCTGAACATAATTTAATCCTAAAATCCTTTCCTTTGAAAACAAATAATCTGCCAGTATCAGAAGAAGTCTACATGTTCAGTGTAGTGCTTCTTctggttttatttctttatacGTCATGATCAtcattatatttaataataattgaaCTATAAGTAATATACAAGTACCCAACCACAAGAACATTCAGattaagtttattttattttttggacaGGAAATAAAGTCATCCTGTCTGTCTTACCATCTCTTGGTAGAGAGTCAGGGGGGAGACGGTGTCGACCACATACAGGTTCCATCCATGTCCTGCTGTGCTGGTTTCTTTGGGAGAAGAGATTGTCCACTTCCTGCTCCTGAGGTTAGTAACACAGAGAGGTAACAAGGGGTATATTCAAACTGAGCAATGAGCTAAATCTTCTCTGTGCCGCAGAGGAGATGTTTAGCTAATCTCAAAATGTGCAGACTGTAAAAAGTGAATTTCTCTTAGTTCATGGCATCAGCAATGTCAACACAAAAAGGCAATGAGTAAAAATGTATTGGTGCATCATTAATTAGCCTggagttaaaaaacaaaaaaacaaaaaaagaaattaagccTAAATGTCTCCTATTTAAAGTTACTTTatcttttccttctgttttttaatttttctgttttctgttgctaTTGTACAAAGGTTTTTCTTAATCTGTAAATGGCTGTTTCTTTACAGGACAATGGTAACACActggacacatacacaaacaggtTATACGTAACAGGTTTTCCATGAACCGAGCTGAAAAATGATTCCTTCTTGAGTCATGACACTGCACATGGACAAGAACTAAAGCAGAGCGGAGGCTGTGATACCGTGATCTTGGATACTACCACCACTCTCCCAGTAAAGAACAACATTGTGGACACTGTGCTATGGAAAACACCAACTGCATAATACTAAATTTAGTATTAACAAACAGTTAGTGAGCTGTTAGTGAAAAGGTTAACAAGGATAATGTGATGGTCCCTGGACAATGAATAgcctgtgtagtgtgtgtacgCTTGTGTGTCATATTTAGCAATCTACCGCGCACACACCTGTTACGACTAACCGTTACACAAATGATGGTTGAGTTTAGTTGCCATTATTAATGTCCCTGTACAATGCTTTCTCTCAAGTTTTACAATATCAAGTTTACAATCAAATCAAAGACCATGCAAGGGTGAAGAGAGACGCCACATATGGACTTTCTGTTCATATGTGTTCCTACATCACCTGTCAAACAGGGGGTAAAGTCCATTATTGTCTGGTGAGGGGTTAATGGATGATGGATGCAATGCTCCAACATTAAGGTGTTTATGttctatttgttttcatttttaataagaatattttaaaataataataataatgtgtgtgtatgcatggtTCACAAAAAACTaagttagattaaaaaaaaaaccctctttttattttattcccacGTGATTAGTTTGTGAGCaaaaagtcacacacactgagggctGTTAGGTAGGTTATGGTTGGCTAGGTTTAGAGActaaaacaggaagtgttgtcACTTTTGGACCAAGCTGCAAAGTCATACAGAAATGTCACTAAAGTTAAACAGAAATCACCAGCTCTTAGATTCTGGACAAGAGGTAAAGCCTCGATCAGCTAAACGTTCGTCAGCattaactttttatttaatgCAAAAAAATTGATTTCATTGGCAGGGAAATCTTTGGCAGCGGTTAAATGAAATCAGAAAGAGATTTTGGATAGTAGGCTGATACACTTCATTTGGTCTGTCATTCCTCATatgctgcagcttctctgtaCCACAGGTCATATGCAGTGCATTTCCTTCATTAGTGGCACCAATGGAAATCCATGTTTAACGTCCACAAGTAGAGTATGAAATGgtgaaaatttgactttcttttctgttggaatttaaaatatattttagtaCAAAACAGTTCACATGTCAAGTACCTAATACCTTTACTTCCtcattaattttttaaaaataactttttcttCACAAGGAATTAGGGGAAACTGATTTTCCAGGTCAGGTTGATTACCACTGTTAGATTGCAGCTAGCAATACTGGTTTCACTggcaaatgccaaaaaaaaaaaaccacaaacaagcTGCTTCACTGggtgctgagagaaaaaaaagctttttgttttgtgacgTCAAACTTGAAACTTAATCTAAGGATTTGGTTAATAATCCTCTCCTAATGTGAGTATTTTGAGGGTTTCCTGGCGTTGCAGCTTGACCTGAAAGCAACAACAGAGACTGGGGGGGATTGGGGTTTGGGTCTGGGTTTGTCTTACAGGAAGGGGCGTGATAGAAGGCTCTCCAGAGCCGGCGTGGTTGCGGGATCGATTCCCACTGCCAGGAAAATACCAGTCAGCATGGTGTGTTCTTTCAACTCGctaaaatacacaacacacacacagtaaacaggtTTACAAATGCATgtatgcctgcacacacacatcaccagtGCTGATAAATCCCTATTTCAAGTATCCAAGTGCCCACAGGGAGATATCTGATGATGAATCTGATGAAGCTGAGAGGTTTACGACTGATACACTATCATAGTCatgagtgtgttcatgtgtgttatAGTCTGTATAttttgaatgtatgtgtgtgtgtgacttacaGGCCCCTGCGCTGTGTGCTACGTTCAGTCTCCTCTGGTGTCTCCGTGTCTGCAGTGGAGAGCAGGATAACATGGCGGCCGTAGACACACAACGAGCGCAGACCGATAAACAGCTGCATCCTGAGCGCACAAACCTCGAGGCTGCAGGGTGGACAAGCCTACAAacagagataaacacacacacagtgagataCTCAGATATACAGGACATGATTATTCCAAGAAACCAATCACGtgccaatcacacacacactactgagCTTTTGATTACAGCAGGAATAATTTCAATTGCTCCAAAATGTGAAGCTGCAGACTCATTTGCaggccactagagggcagcacaTCGCCATGACAAGTTAGCACATCTATAGCCTGATATATTGTCATCTTATAAATCTTCAGTTTTCTCACTTGTTTGCAAACATTGTCTACTTTTTACGCCAAACATTCATGGAGCAGCATTATCCTTCATTTGCACTTGTGTTTATGTCAACCTGATGAATATAAGAGACTGATccatacagtaaatgtgaattAAAAGCCAGTAaatgagctaaaagaagaaGCAAGGTACAGAGCAAGGTTAGAGCGTCAGGAATAACTAGTCAAGGATTAGGCTCATACCTTCATGGTGGTATCGATGTAGGGGTCTTCGATCCTGGTTGCTAACGCTGCACAGCGCACTGTGAAACACTGCAACGCACTCCTACCAGGCACGCACAGAAgtcaaaacacactcactcattttCCACGTATTTATCTTAACACTATGGGAACAAGGATCATTCAAGACCAAAGCTGGTGAAACCTCTTAAGTTTCTTCAGGGTAAGTTCCAGTGATTCAGTAGAAATGAACtgattttcaaatcaaatcagactGAAGACGTACTTTGTTATGACGTGCAGCAGATGGTCTGTTAGCACCGCCTCCAGGACCTTCTCTGGATACTGATAGGCTGAGATCAGCTCGACTCCACCTTTCAGACTGTACAGGTAGCCGGCAGTGGGGAGGGAGaagaaacagaacacacacgCTGGTTCTTCTTTAGACACTGACTGGTTGCCTGGAGAGGGACATACAGtagagagaaaaacatacagaaaacatgcaagctcacacaaaacacattcatttaataGCGTACCCAaaatccatctgtctgtgtctcacatATTGTACTCACTAGTGAAAAGTGGGTAGAGCTGCAGGGAGTGGAGCTGCATCTCCTCCATACTGCAGCCCTGAAAAAACTCTGGACTAAAACGCCTTCAGGAGGAAAATTACACATGTTAAATTTACCTCAGCTTCCAGAAATATTCTGACTGTGAGGATCTACAGGTGAAactcaaaaatacacacacacacacacacacctgaaaagAACATATGACAGTGTGTATTGTCCTTTGTCCTCCAGCCCAGTCTTTTCAATGCTGACAGGGATGTCACACTCTTTAGCTCGATCACCGAGCAACTCCTGGTGCCTCGGAACGAACAGGAAGTCAGTCTGCTCTTCTAGATGAActgctgcacaaacaaacacacagacacacaaatcacaaGCAATCCCAAGCAGTCCCTtaaaatctgaaacaaacaaacaaacaaacagtgcttCTGAAACCTAAGCCTCAGCCAGATGCAATGATGACATCTACAGAAGCAGTCCCACTGAAATACACAATCTGGACACTTGGCACCTAAACAAAGCCGACAATCACTCTCTAGAAAGTCAAGCATTCAAACAAGTTATAATCCTGAGTCACTATGATGAAGTGAACATCTCAACATCATCCAATTACCCCAGAATCTGATTTTCTGGAtcagtaacagaaaaaaaaacacggcaGCCAGCAGTAAACTCAAATCCAAACCACAAAACATCCTTTCAGAAACATATAAGTGACATCACTAATGGTACATCTATGCTTTTCTAAAGTTTGTAAATGAAACATAGccaaacacatgcagaaacgGCATCAAGCATTAAAGAGGGCAGCAAACACTGGTGAAGCTTCTTGTGTTATTACCGCTCTTATGCGTGTCTGTTGATGAGTCCAGGGTTTTATGTTCAGAAGATGCATCCAGTTTCAGGACAAGCGCCTCTAGCTCTGTCTGCACTGCTACATATCCTACACACAGCGCCACCTGGGGGGCAGGGAGCACAGAACATGATaaagtaacactgaaaacagactgTCAGCTTTAGTAGTTTGAACTTTGGaaatagcaaaacaaaaaaaatgtgagtcttcattttgtgaaatgatCAAGAATTATTTAAGATATCTATGTTTTGTTCCAGTCATAATTCATACAACCAACTTAAAAGAGTTTTAACTGCTaatcattaaaatatttaagttgttttgaaaatgtaagaTTTGTTACCTGGAAACACAGTCTAGGTATAGGAATAATATTTTAGCATGTGTTCATATAACAGTACCTGATAAAAATGTCAGACCACAGCCAGTCACTTTAGATAGATTATAATTATGGGTAGGTATGTGTTTAATAACTCAACAATGTAGTTACACTGTTGTATAAAGTTATTAAGGACCACATGTGCtagacaacagaaacaaaatacaGGAACAGATAGAGTGGATGTTATTTACTGCTATAGTTgagtaacagaaaaataaactgcacaatgaagaaaactccacaaaaagaaatgaggagtagaaaaaaaaagaaaagtgaaagtacCTGCTTAGGTGTCATTTTTGGAATATGCACAATGACTGAGCGTTCAAAGTCCAGGATGGAAAAATCCTGGTTTGAAGTTGAGGTCTGACCTACAGACATGAGAGGTATTAGGAGAGGTCAGATCAGTCCGTGGAGGAAACGGAGGAAAAGTCAGCTAAATGTACATCCTGCTCTGTGACAGTTTCGGTTTTTAATTGTTTCTTTGGGGCGGTAACTTGACTCTAAAAACTCCAGGTTCTCAAGACTAGAAACAAGTTTTAGAACAAAATCAGTGTTTGTGAGTTACCTTGATTCTGACTGGAGCTCTGCTGAGTGTTCGGCGAGGTGCTCTGAAGGTTCTGCTGACTCtgattctgctgttttttgttttttttttccccagagaaAGACAAATTATGCCAGTGCTGCATTTAATGTATCAAAGACTCCATTCATGTTTGTTATATTAGGTAACATTCAATGACAAACACatgtttaaataattaatttgaatAGTTTTTGAGGCCCGACAGACTTTAATGTCCTGGAAAACTGTTACATAACCAAAGACTGAATCTGTAATGGTGACCTGAACCTGCACTGGTAGGCAAAGAAGTAAACctgttgtttcactgtgtctTCAACTGAAGATAATTTACAGCAATATCCACAAAGGAGGTAAACAGCTACATTAGCAGCTGGATTCTCACCAGGTTCTGCTGGTTCTGTCGCCTTAAAGTAAACAGCACCAGAGTGTTCTCGCAGCCGACCAGCAGGTCTCCTGTTACTGAGCAACACGCCACAGCAACAGGATGCTCCGACAGAGGGATCTCAATGATCTCCATCTGTACTCCGCCCCGCACAGATGCCCCACGCAGGAGGTGGCCCAACAAACGCACCCCGACACGGGCTTTCTCTTCGGCCTGAATGGGGAgcaagaaataaatacacaaaaataatataatataatataatataatataatattatataatattatattatattatattatattatattatattatattattatataatatataacaaaGATGAAAAGGGAGGTAGGATTATACTTAAGTAAATGCACAGATTGAAAATTAACTATAAAGCTTCGTATACAGACAGAACAAAACGGAACTAATATTACCACACTGAGTGTTATATTTTCTTGGTGAGGAGACATTTTTTCTTCATGATCTCAGTGTAATTCATATTTATACTTAACATAGGTAAGAGTTGCCTGTGCACCCCTTAATGCTTGCTTATCAAACTGATACTATGGCTTAAATGAACATCAAATATctttatttcaaaacattaaaaaacaaggtACAATGGGAAATGCTTATGTTTCATAGCACTATAATGTAAAGTATTTGTTAGAAAGCTTTAGCCGGTTAGTGTGTACCTGGTATCGCCAGTTGGTGTAGGCTCTCAGGTAGGTGGCGCTGTTCTTTTCCTCAATGGTCACGAGGTAGTCTCCTGGATGTGAGGGAAGGGATAACAAGGACAGTCAGGATGTTGAAATGTCTCTCTCCACCGCACACTGTTATCACTACTGCTGCCTCCTGCCTTCCTTACAtataaaggacagaaaacaaacaacctgCTACAGGTGAACAGCAGTACTCAGTGTAGTTAGTGTTGTTACCTATCTTGCTGTGCTGGATGCTCCTCACAGTGCCCATGGTGGCAAAGCGGCAGATGAGAGGGCAGCCCTCCTGCTCCAGACTGTACGCTTCCACCTTGGTTCAGTACAACACAGTCAGTGTCACGCAGAAGCCTCTTAAGGATGTATGATGATCAGTGCTCTAATTCAGGAATAAGCCCATAATATGCAGACATTTACACTGATATATTAGGGCTTACCACCTCTTTTCCAATTATTAAATACTAGATGTGCACTTGTTGGTCTGAGGTACTGCTTCATGATTTCTACCCCACTGAAAGTACAGGTGTGTAACTCTGTGTTAATGAGCACTAATGAGAGTTAGTGGTGACTTTTCAaactttagaaagaaaaaaaaaacagcagaatttaAGGTAACC includes:
- the hps3 gene encoding Hermansky-Pudlak syndrome 3 protein isoform X1 translates to MVHVYNCHPFASQQIVQVEQEPGLVCCGGGALFVVATGGCKVEAYSLEQEGCPLICRFATMGTVRSIQHSKIGDYLVTIEEKNSATYLRAYTNWRYQAEEKARVGVRLLGHLLRGASVRGGVQMEIIEIPLSEHPVAVACCSVTGDLLVGCENTLVLFTLRRQNQQNLQNQSQQNLQSTSPNTQQSSSQNQGQTSTSNQDFSILDFERSVIVHIPKMTPKQVALCVGYVAVQTELEALVLKLDASSEHKTLDSSTDTHKSAVHLEEQTDFLFVPRHQELLGDRAKECDIPVSIEKTGLEDKGQYTLSYVLFRRFSPEFFQGCSMEEMQLHSLQLYPLFTSNQSVSKEEPACVFCFFSLPTAGYLYSLKGGVELISAYQYPEKVLEAVLTDHLLHVITKSALQCFTVRCAALATRIEDPYIDTTMKACPPCSLEVCALRMQLFIGLRSLCVYGRHVILLSTADTETPEETERSTQRRGLSRKWTISSPKETSTAGHGWNLYVVDTVSPLTLYQEMVEYSQHYAQTNPQAQSLQHLLSEAHLLLRASLLQISEQQQNGEGNPMMSLENTDRQCERQTAVQTDRQELEEALRQNCAQLGDCFSRAHQKNCHLALPYYRMSGLSVTEVMVRNRPLPSSPHSYGPGFLFYLKHYLLEETEQSLSQESADEVIDIFSQSDPSELISVCASPSMINISPARTLQILQRLEDTAGVSVPLTITMATLMLRMDDVPQYTQLIDRHAEMLLVYGFIEEPRLLLHGGGGGQHTHVRPTALTQQLAKSHPGLLVAGMVALHENNKVQLEQADHIFKELGCENCLQVDFWEAMLMASSQEAIIQELLFRLASVYIDRLMYSNSDTHSNLPNTSTRRRSLKSADDLINSCSHYGALYPWLTVLSPAHTTSFQHQESLHKLQSLLCGPSLSIGSVLPLLERLSEETLWGFSLHLLCATRRGQYGSSIEKLLDRCPQAIIAYANHQLQDKNMVLWWQKLLPELCKRTRAAVDNSILLAALKETLVVVAMEMSPSEFLELIPDDGTAAYFLPHLLTCSQRHLQA
- the hps3 gene encoding Hermansky-Pudlak syndrome 3 protein isoform X2, whose product is MVHVYNCHPFASQQIVQVEQEPGLVCCGGGALFVVATGGCKVEAYSLEQEGCPLICRFATMGTVRSIQHSKIGDYLVTIEEKNSATYLRAYTNWRYQAEEKARVGVRLLGHLLRGASVRGGVQMEIIEIPLSEHPVAVACCSVTGDLLVGCENTLVLFTLRRQNQQNLNQSQQNLQSTSPNTQQSSSQNQGQTSTSNQDFSILDFERSVIVHIPKMTPKQVALCVGYVAVQTELEALVLKLDASSEHKTLDSSTDTHKSAVHLEEQTDFLFVPRHQELLGDRAKECDIPVSIEKTGLEDKGQYTLSYVLFRRFSPEFFQGCSMEEMQLHSLQLYPLFTSNQSVSKEEPACVFCFFSLPTAGYLYSLKGGVELISAYQYPEKVLEAVLTDHLLHVITKSALQCFTVRCAALATRIEDPYIDTTMKACPPCSLEVCALRMQLFIGLRSLCVYGRHVILLSTADTETPEETERSTQRRGLSRKWTISSPKETSTAGHGWNLYVVDTVSPLTLYQEMVEYSQHYAQTNPQAQSLQHLLSEAHLLLRASLLQISEQQQNGEGNPMMSLENTDRQCERQTAVQTDRQELEEALRQNCAQLGDCFSRAHQKNCHLALPYYRMSGLSVTEVMVRNRPLPSSPHSYGPGFLFYLKHYLLEETEQSLSQESADEVIDIFSQSDPSELISVCASPSMINISPARTLQILQRLEDTAGVSVPLTITMATLMLRMDDVPQYTQLIDRHAEMLLVYGFIEEPRLLLHGGGGGQHTHVRPTALTQQLAKSHPGLLVAGMVALHENNKVQLEQADHIFKELGCENCLQVDFWEAMLMASSQEAIIQELLFRLASVYIDRLMYSNSDTHSNLPNTSTRRRSLKSADDLINSCSHYGALYPWLTVLSPAHTTSFQHQESLHKLQSLLCGPSLSIGSVLPLLERLSEETLWGFSLHLLCATRRGQYGSSIEKLLDRCPQAIIAYANHQLQDKNMVLWWQKLLPELCKRTRAAVDNSILLAALKETLVVVAMEMSPSEFLELIPDDGTAAYFLPHLLTCSQRHLQA